In Sphingobacterium sp. PCS056, the following proteins share a genomic window:
- the guaB gene encoding IMP dehydrogenase → MQLDPQKFVAEGLTYDDVLLIPAYSEVLPRDVDTSTFLTKKIKLNIPLVSAAMDTVTGADLAIAIAQAGGIGMLHKNMTIAEQAAEVRKVKRSESGMIQDPVTLLETATVGDAFKIMKDHKIGGIPVIDVEGRLVGIVTNRDLRFQKVMSQPIASLMTKDNLVTAPEGTDLVRAEEILQDHKIEKLPVVNHEGILKGLITFKDIQKYKHYPNAAKDTHGRLLVGGAVGVTPDTLDRVEALVKAGVDVITIDTAHGHSKGVIDKLKLVKATFPDLQVIVGNIATGAAATALAEAGADAVKVGIGPGSICTTRIIAGVGVPQLYAIYEVAQALKGTGVPLIADGGIKQTGDIAKAIAAGAYTIMAGSLFAGVEEAPGETIIYEGRKFKSYRGMGSIEAMEKGSKDRYFQDVEDDIKKLVPEGIVGRVPYKGTLAEVVYQYMGGLKASMGYCGAATISKLQEAQFVRITGAGLRESHPHNISITKEAPNYNSRG, encoded by the coding sequence ATGCAATTAGATCCACAAAAATTCGTAGCAGAAGGACTTACCTACGACGACGTATTATTAATTCCAGCTTATTCTGAAGTTTTACCACGTGATGTCGATACAAGTACTTTCTTGACAAAAAAAATCAAATTAAATATTCCATTAGTTTCTGCGGCAATGGATACGGTGACGGGTGCTGATCTAGCGATTGCGATTGCACAAGCGGGCGGTATTGGTATGTTGCATAAAAACATGACGATCGCAGAGCAGGCGGCAGAAGTACGTAAAGTAAAGCGTTCGGAAAGCGGCATGATCCAAGATCCGGTTACGTTATTGGAAACAGCAACAGTGGGTGATGCTTTCAAAATTATGAAAGATCATAAAATTGGTGGTATTCCGGTAATCGATGTTGAGGGTAGGTTAGTTGGAATCGTGACCAATCGTGACTTACGTTTCCAAAAAGTCATGAGTCAGCCGATTGCCTCATTGATGACGAAAGATAATCTGGTAACCGCTCCTGAGGGTACCGATCTAGTAAGAGCAGAAGAGATCTTGCAAGACCATAAAATCGAAAAACTTCCAGTTGTGAATCATGAAGGTATCCTGAAAGGATTGATTACTTTTAAAGATATTCAAAAATACAAGCATTATCCTAATGCTGCTAAAGATACGCACGGACGTTTATTAGTCGGTGGGGCAGTTGGAGTCACTCCTGATACATTAGATCGTGTAGAGGCTTTAGTAAAGGCTGGTGTGGACGTAATTACGATAGATACTGCTCATGGTCACTCAAAAGGTGTTATCGATAAATTGAAATTGGTGAAGGCAACATTCCCTGATCTACAGGTAATCGTTGGAAATATTGCTACTGGTGCAGCTGCAACAGCGTTAGCTGAAGCGGGTGCAGACGCGGTAAAAGTTGGTATCGGACCTGGATCAATCTGTACCACACGTATCATCGCAGGTGTTGGTGTACCTCAACTGTACGCGATCTATGAAGTAGCACAGGCACTAAAAGGCACTGGAGTTCCTTTGATCGCAGATGGTGGTATCAAACAAACTGGTGATATCGCTAAAGCAATTGCTGCTGGCGCTTATACCATCATGGCTGGTTCATTATTTGCAGGAGTGGAAGAAGCTCCGGGAGAGACGATCATTTATGAAGGACGTAAATTTAAGTCATACCGCGGGATGGGATCTATCGAGGCCATGGAAAAAGGATCTAAAGATCGTTATTTCCAAGATGTTGAAGATGATATCAAGAAATTAGTTCCAGAAGGTATCGTTGGTCGTGTTCCATATAAAGGAACCTTAGCTGAGGTGGTGTACCAATACATGGGCGGATTGAAGGCATCAATGGGCTACTGTGGAGCTGCAACTATCTCGAAGTTGCAAGAAGCACAATTTGTACGTATCACAGGTGCGGGATTGCGCGAATCGCATCCACATAATATTTCGATTACAAAAGAAGCTCCTAACTACAACAGTAGAGGTTAA
- the ppk1 gene encoding polyphosphate kinase 1 — MARKFIPRDVSWLSFNSRVLQEAADETVPLPSKIKFLGIFSNNLDEFFRVRIPGLKRAIDIKDKEANTSFFEDPQIILDEVNTIVIKQQKKFDNFWALIQKEMAQQHVYIKDASQLNLKQEEFVRNFYSEEVESNVIPLLLDDSRPMPYLRDKSLYLGISMSKREWEYETKFAIIEIPTTLNGRFVILPASAKEKHIILLEDIIKFNLPYIFSYFGFDEFHAHVFKITKDAEFDLDNDINTTLAEKISKGIKNRRKGKTTRFIFDKEMDPKLVEFLIKKLQLTKKDNIIPGQKIHNFKHFMDFPNVFKQPNLPITNPGFTHPQLNKTQRITDIIIKKDILLSFPYHTFRPVIDLLREAAMDPDVKTIQITAYRLASNSKIVNALINAARNGKDVTVMLELQARFDEENNLYWKEKLELEGIRVLTGVPNKKVHAKLCIIKKRVGAKTIQYGFVSTGNINEKTAKLYGDYCLLTSNRSVMADINKVFHFLKKPKSNPAEVIKNCNSLLICPTDMRNGIIHYIDKEIEEVKAGRKARIILKVNSLSDRILIKKLYDAAEAGVQIDLIVRGIYCATNQTKFKKPINAISIVDEFLEHARVMYFYAAGKEVTYISSADWMTRNLDHRIEAAVKINSKKIRDEIKDMLQIQLRDNVKARILNNELNNRYVTNDKEPCRSQIEIYNYLRRKTDEV, encoded by the coding sequence ATGGCAAGAAAATTCATTCCTAGAGATGTAAGCTGGTTAAGTTTTAATAGCAGAGTGCTACAAGAAGCTGCTGATGAAACAGTCCCTCTACCTTCGAAAATCAAATTCTTAGGAATCTTTTCCAATAACCTGGACGAATTTTTTAGAGTACGCATACCGGGCTTAAAACGCGCAATCGATATCAAAGACAAGGAAGCGAACACCTCCTTTTTTGAAGATCCACAGATCATACTCGATGAGGTCAATACCATTGTCATTAAACAGCAGAAAAAATTTGATAATTTTTGGGCGTTGATACAAAAAGAAATGGCACAACAGCATGTTTACATCAAAGATGCCAGCCAACTCAACCTCAAACAGGAAGAATTTGTTCGTAACTTTTACTCAGAAGAAGTCGAATCTAACGTCATCCCATTATTGCTGGATGATAGCCGCCCTATGCCCTATCTTCGAGATAAAAGTCTTTATCTGGGTATCTCCATGAGCAAACGAGAATGGGAATATGAAACAAAATTTGCAATTATCGAAATCCCGACGACCTTAAACGGACGTTTTGTAATCCTACCTGCATCGGCAAAGGAAAAACATATTATCTTATTAGAGGATATCATCAAATTCAATCTTCCCTATATCTTTTCTTATTTTGGATTCGATGAATTTCATGCACATGTCTTTAAAATCACTAAAGATGCAGAGTTTGACCTAGACAATGATATCAATACCACACTGGCTGAAAAAATATCCAAAGGCATCAAAAATAGGAGAAAAGGTAAAACGACCCGCTTTATTTTTGATAAAGAAATGGATCCAAAGCTGGTGGAATTTTTAATCAAGAAATTACAGTTAACAAAAAAAGATAATATTATACCGGGTCAGAAAATTCATAATTTCAAACATTTTATGGACTTTCCAAATGTTTTTAAGCAACCCAACCTGCCCATTACAAATCCTGGATTTACACATCCTCAACTGAACAAAACACAGCGGATTACAGATATTATCATCAAAAAAGATATCCTGCTTTCGTTTCCATACCACACTTTCCGCCCCGTGATCGATCTACTGCGCGAGGCAGCAATGGATCCAGATGTCAAGACCATTCAAATCACTGCCTATCGACTTGCCTCCAATAGTAAAATCGTCAACGCACTGATCAATGCCGCTAGAAATGGTAAAGACGTCACCGTTATGCTTGAACTACAAGCACGGTTTGACGAAGAGAACAATCTATATTGGAAAGAAAAACTAGAACTTGAAGGTATTCGAGTTTTAACAGGTGTTCCTAATAAAAAGGTACATGCCAAGCTCTGTATCATTAAAAAGAGAGTAGGTGCCAAAACCATTCAATATGGTTTTGTAAGTACGGGCAACATCAATGAAAAGACAGCCAAGCTCTATGGCGATTACTGTTTACTGACCAGCAATAGAAGCGTCATGGCAGATATTAACAAAGTCTTTCATTTCCTAAAAAAACCAAAAAGCAATCCCGCTGAGGTCATTAAAAATTGCAATAGCCTGCTCATCTGTCCGACAGATATGCGCAATGGAATCATTCACTATATCGATAAAGAAATTGAGGAAGTGAAAGCGGGACGAAAAGCACGTATCATCTTAAAAGTAAATTCGCTCAGCGACCGTATTCTGATCAAAAAATTATACGATGCTGCAGAAGCTGGGGTACAGATTGATCTGATCGTACGAGGGATTTACTGCGCAACCAATCAGACAAAATTTAAAAAACCAATCAACGCGATCAGTATTGTTGACGAATTTTTAGAGCATGCTCGGGTCATGTATTTCTATGCTGCTGGCAAAGAAGTGACCTATATCTCTTCGGCAGATTGGATGACTAGAAATTTGGATCATCGCATAGAAGCAGCCGTCAAAATCAACAGTAAAAAAATCAGGGATGAAATCAAAGATATGTTGCAGATCCAGCTGCGTGATAATGTAAAGGCCCGTATTTTAAACAATGAACTGAACAACCGATACGTTACAAATGACAAGGAACCTTGTCGTTCACAAATTGAAATCTATAACTATCTGAGAAGAAAAACAGATGAAGTATAA
- a CDS encoding alpha-2-macroglobulin family protein codes for MRKILLFILTLLCISHADAQKKHNLSLLWKQIDSLADNQFWKEISPILTKIEDEAVKKDWYDEQVKAFLYRQKVNIQTSDDSDIKLKVIQEFDLKIKQLKNKTAQAILTIQQARNYNDYFITNYYSINQRTEVQGGTKEDFTFWTSKQFEEKIKSLYKNALIEKDMLLQEPKGKWIKLIESPNPSYLPTLYDIAVYDYIDLLQENQPYQISLSRNKADRNTQKVDSLYQDLVNIHEGKNTDAYLFNKYQLLRRKNTQDSSRVQVLENWIATYKHTALKEIMIVDNINIYKNKANTVAVNQQQHIDILLKKIETYLPLADSVSTKDYLTSIRQNIFKPVITLESKATTTANKEALMKVTHQNTNKIYYKIIRPKNILDQFQSDIRRANDSTLWDNINTFIQHNITVKEGIFEVKDFKDQVGHETTLLLPALEAGTYTIVYASSPLEKGYNAQDCYGYLKLNYSKYAMLQEDQVVLIVDRETGAQQANASLKFYNLRQDKFDLQVAESTDKNGIFNNKNQNRNLFLRINDEPVFIPFNSYYYPTVKDHEETRYDAKVFTDRSIYRPGQIVYFKTIVYKNYDKTKYATTPDKRVIVGLYDTNNQRVDEKTLVTNEFGSVAGSFVLNTGNITGQYDIRITGDGINQNYNFSVEEYKRPKFEVTFDEFKDKKSLGDSISITGKAKTFSGVAVSNATVAYSINKVENRMRPYDVYDRIINRTLSEIIQVDTIKTDNEGNFKINFKSEIPEEFDSKLRYTQSFHIEASIMDANGETNESTTSLTIGNIPFTLLIDGPEQSDARALDSITITALNLSGQKVPASGKFMLKKRIENPRLIVSPSFYITHDFSYYNSIPENEFLAKFPYEPYGSEYKKEDSYTVVYETEFDLARSNKIKLPNQTDLVGKYKLEAISIVVEDTIRSERFMEITNDNLQSDEKSPLMVAADKPNYQISDLAKITLKTDFDFLQLNMTSSEDEQIDFKVISKTKTSFQIKIPKTNKNSLILNFTGLKNGQLFSKTVVLPVKQDIPALVIETKTFRNKLYPGQKETWELVIKGKKGEQIASELLVNMYDASLDKLKDVTSNDFSFYLNPYSYPSYRGWSYYNNLSRSTAIQNFAEFNFSTALDYDRFKNFGFNINNDDFSRTRRMSSTGSIMIRGALSNKAMSIVPEAKMLADKAITQSADQSSDAASPLLEEVVVVAAGGQQQINTNKDENPIQIRKNLQETVFFLPQLRTDKDGHAAFSFDSPESLTRWKFMAIAHSKELAIGNYTDFVETQKDLMIVPNMPRFFREADQITIKAQVNNLSTHDLKTSVTLELFDAMTMTPLTVKIPVKQIMVTAKGSERTSWEITVPKNMEAITYRIVAQGGNFSDGEESTIPVLKNSMLVTETLPIAVREGQSKSFEMKNLQHTSTTAEPYRYTLELTSNPIYHALFALPYVNEYPYESSESIFSKFYLNSFSAHLVNQHPKIKLVFDRWKDQQQLQSKLRINEELKAILIQETPWLQEAINEEETMKNIALLFDQNTLKNTLTTDIAKLAALQSARGGFSWYPGGNESFHISTYILNGINKLHAKGIIAEFDLTNTVKPIMTKGIAFLDNEILYHWSRYQQDNKLKPSIDQGIEYLLVRSSSPAVEKNAPLEAAIAYFIKEIDKDKLNYSIATQAKVALILNRYNLKESAALVIKQLQQKSVESVEKGMYWNQNQAGWSWYEAPIETQSQLIQAFDEVSQDKKAIENMKIWLIKNKQVRHWNSTKATVAAVDALINYGENWLDAPEAMTIKVAGKPLDNIQISKQIGSGYIKESWLKKEIKPALGHVEISKTSPGIALGGLYYQYFEQLDQIQSASSTINLQKDLYLKKIVQLKEVLVPITAATPIQLGDIVKVRITIKTDRSLSFIHLKDMRASGFEPTNVTSTYQYKQGFGYYESTKDAATNFFIDYLPQGSYVFEYELKANNAGIFSNGITSIQNLYAPEMSSHSTGIQVRITGQ; via the coding sequence ATGAGAAAAATACTCCTTTTCATCCTCACATTATTGTGCATATCACACGCAGACGCACAAAAGAAACATAATCTATCACTACTCTGGAAGCAGATAGATAGTTTAGCTGACAATCAATTTTGGAAAGAAATATCCCCTATCCTGACTAAAATCGAAGACGAGGCTGTGAAAAAAGATTGGTATGATGAGCAAGTAAAAGCTTTTTTATATCGCCAAAAGGTAAACATACAAACCTCAGATGATTCGGATATCAAGTTAAAAGTCATTCAAGAATTTGATCTCAAAATTAAACAGCTTAAGAATAAAACTGCGCAAGCTATTTTAACCATTCAACAAGCTCGTAATTATAACGATTATTTTATCACTAATTATTACAGCATCAATCAACGTACGGAAGTACAAGGCGGTACGAAAGAAGATTTTACTTTTTGGACAAGTAAACAATTTGAAGAGAAGATCAAATCTTTATATAAAAATGCCCTAATAGAAAAAGACATGCTCTTGCAGGAGCCTAAAGGTAAATGGATCAAACTCATTGAGTCGCCAAATCCCTCTTACCTACCGACGCTATATGACATTGCTGTCTACGATTATATTGATCTACTGCAAGAAAATCAACCCTACCAAATTTCTTTATCTCGAAATAAAGCAGATCGCAATACCCAAAAAGTGGATAGCTTATACCAAGATCTAGTCAACATCCATGAAGGTAAAAATACGGATGCTTATCTATTCAATAAATACCAATTATTACGGAGGAAAAACACCCAAGATTCTTCTAGAGTACAGGTTTTAGAAAATTGGATCGCAACCTATAAGCATACGGCACTTAAAGAAATCATGATCGTAGATAACATCAACATCTACAAAAATAAGGCAAATACCGTCGCAGTCAATCAGCAGCAACATATCGATATCTTATTAAAAAAGATAGAAACATACTTACCTCTTGCCGACAGTGTAAGCACAAAAGATTACCTCACCTCGATTCGTCAAAACATCTTTAAACCCGTTATAACACTCGAATCTAAAGCAACTACTACCGCAAATAAAGAAGCTTTGATGAAGGTCACACACCAGAACACCAATAAAATCTACTATAAAATAATACGTCCAAAAAATATTTTAGATCAATTTCAGTCAGACATACGTCGAGCTAATGACAGTACACTGTGGGACAATATCAACACCTTCATCCAGCATAATATTACCGTAAAAGAAGGCATTTTTGAAGTCAAAGATTTTAAAGATCAGGTAGGTCACGAAACAACTTTGTTGCTTCCAGCACTAGAAGCAGGTACTTATACCATTGTCTACGCCTCTTCTCCACTAGAAAAGGGCTATAACGCACAGGACTGCTACGGTTACTTAAAGTTAAATTACAGTAAGTATGCAATGCTGCAAGAAGATCAAGTTGTACTGATCGTAGATCGCGAGACAGGTGCACAGCAAGCAAATGCCTCTTTGAAATTTTACAACCTACGTCAAGATAAATTTGATCTACAAGTAGCTGAAAGCACAGACAAGAATGGTATTTTTAACAATAAAAACCAAAATAGAAACTTATTTTTAAGAATTAACGATGAACCGGTGTTCATTCCTTTCAATTCGTATTATTATCCGACAGTGAAGGACCATGAAGAGACCCGTTACGATGCAAAAGTATTCACCGACCGATCCATCTATAGACCTGGTCAGATTGTCTATTTCAAAACGATTGTATACAAGAATTACGACAAGACGAAATATGCCACTACACCAGACAAACGCGTCATCGTAGGACTTTACGATACCAACAATCAACGTGTTGACGAAAAGACACTGGTTACCAATGAATTTGGTTCAGTAGCAGGTTCCTTTGTCCTAAACACAGGCAATATCACCGGTCAATATGATATCCGAATTACAGGCGATGGGATCAATCAAAACTATAACTTCAGCGTGGAGGAGTATAAACGTCCAAAATTTGAAGTAACTTTTGATGAGTTTAAAGATAAAAAATCATTGGGCGACTCCATATCCATCACAGGAAAGGCGAAAACTTTTAGCGGAGTTGCAGTATCCAATGCTACTGTTGCTTATTCCATCAACAAAGTAGAAAATAGAATGAGACCTTATGATGTCTACGATCGAATAATAAACCGTACGCTGAGTGAGATCATCCAGGTCGATACCATAAAAACGGATAATGAAGGAAACTTTAAGATTAATTTTAAAAGTGAGATACCCGAAGAGTTTGACAGTAAGTTGAGATATACACAATCCTTCCATATCGAAGCTTCCATTATGGATGCTAATGGTGAAACCAACGAAAGTACAACCAGCCTAACGATTGGAAATATTCCCTTTACACTTTTGATAGATGGTCCTGAGCAAAGTGATGCTCGTGCTCTGGATTCGATCACCATCACTGCACTTAATCTATCTGGACAAAAAGTTCCAGCATCGGGTAAATTTATGCTGAAAAAAAGAATAGAAAACCCACGTCTTATCGTGTCGCCATCATTTTATATCACGCATGATTTTAGTTACTACAATAGTATACCTGAGAACGAATTTCTAGCAAAATTTCCATATGAACCCTATGGTAGCGAATATAAAAAGGAAGACAGCTATACCGTTGTTTATGAAACGGAGTTTGATCTCGCAAGATCCAATAAGATCAAACTTCCTAATCAGACTGATCTAGTCGGTAAATATAAATTGGAGGCAATTTCAATTGTTGTTGAAGATACGATCCGCAGTGAACGTTTTATGGAAATCACCAACGATAACCTGCAGTCAGATGAAAAATCTCCGTTGATGGTTGCAGCTGATAAGCCGAATTATCAAATCTCAGATCTGGCTAAAATAACGCTCAAGACGGATTTTGATTTCCTGCAGCTGAACATGACTTCTTCCGAAGATGAACAAATAGACTTTAAAGTCATTTCAAAAACGAAAACAAGTTTTCAAATTAAGATCCCTAAAACAAATAAGAATAGCTTGATCTTAAATTTCACAGGACTTAAAAATGGTCAGCTCTTCAGCAAAACTGTTGTATTGCCTGTAAAGCAAGATATCCCTGCGCTTGTCATTGAAACAAAGACCTTTAGAAACAAACTCTATCCCGGACAAAAAGAGACTTGGGAATTGGTCATTAAAGGAAAAAAAGGCGAGCAGATTGCTTCGGAACTGTTGGTCAATATGTACGATGCATCCCTGGATAAGCTTAAAGATGTGACAAGCAATGATTTTTCATTTTATCTTAACCCCTATTCTTATCCATCCTATCGAGGTTGGTCGTATTACAATAATCTGAGTAGAAGTACTGCAATCCAAAATTTCGCAGAGTTTAATTTTAGTACGGCATTGGATTACGATCGATTTAAGAATTTTGGATTCAATATCAATAACGATGATTTTAGCCGTACCAGACGCATGTCCTCTACAGGATCGATTATGATCAGAGGAGCATTATCTAACAAAGCAATGAGCATCGTGCCAGAAGCTAAAATGCTTGCCGATAAGGCCATCACACAGAGTGCCGACCAATCTTCGGATGCAGCATCTCCTTTGCTGGAAGAAGTAGTGGTAGTAGCAGCAGGCGGTCAACAGCAGATCAATACAAATAAAGACGAAAACCCCATTCAGATCCGTAAAAATCTACAGGAGACTGTATTTTTCTTACCTCAACTTCGCACAGATAAAGATGGGCATGCTGCATTCAGCTTTGATTCTCCAGAAAGTTTAACCCGTTGGAAGTTTATGGCAATCGCGCACAGTAAAGAACTGGCTATCGGCAACTATACAGATTTTGTCGAAACACAAAAAGATCTGATGATCGTACCCAATATGCCCCGATTCTTCAGAGAAGCCGATCAGATAACAATCAAAGCTCAAGTCAATAACTTATCTACACATGATTTAAAAACATCCGTTACCCTAGAACTGTTTGATGCCATGACGATGACTCCATTAACGGTGAAAATACCTGTAAAACAAATCATGGTCACCGCCAAAGGAAGTGAGCGTACCAGTTGGGAAATAACGGTTCCTAAAAATATGGAAGCAATCACCTACCGTATCGTGGCACAAGGCGGTAATTTCTCTGATGGTGAAGAATCGACTATCCCGGTTTTAAAAAACAGCATGCTGGTTACAGAAACACTACCTATAGCTGTCAGAGAAGGGCAGTCGAAGTCATTTGAAATGAAAAATTTACAACATACTTCGACCACAGCCGAACCGTATCGCTATACATTGGAGTTAACGAGCAATCCGATCTACCATGCCTTATTTGCTCTACCCTATGTCAATGAATACCCATATGAATCATCGGAATCTATTTTTAGTAAATTCTATCTCAACTCATTTTCTGCCCATCTGGTCAATCAGCATCCAAAAATAAAGCTTGTGTTTGACCGATGGAAAGATCAGCAGCAGCTGCAATCAAAATTACGCATCAATGAAGAATTGAAAGCGATCCTGATCCAAGAAACACCTTGGTTACAAGAAGCAATTAATGAAGAAGAAACCATGAAGAATATTGCGCTTCTGTTTGATCAAAATACGCTTAAAAACACCTTGACTACCGATATAGCCAAACTGGCGGCCTTACAGTCAGCACGCGGTGGTTTTTCATGGTACCCCGGAGGCAATGAAAGTTTCCACATCTCGACCTATATTCTTAATGGGATCAATAAATTGCATGCCAAAGGAATCATTGCCGAATTTGATTTAACAAATACTGTTAAACCGATTATGACAAAAGGCATCGCATTTTTAGACAATGAGATTTTATATCATTGGTCTCGTTACCAGCAAGACAATAAGCTGAAACCGAGTATTGATCAAGGTATCGAATATCTACTGGTCAGAAGCAGCTCTCCTGCTGTGGAGAAAAATGCACCATTGGAAGCAGCTATTGCCTATTTTATAAAGGAGATCGATAAGGACAAGCTTAACTATAGTATAGCTACACAAGCCAAAGTAGCCCTAATTTTAAACCGCTACAACTTAAAAGAATCCGCTGCACTGGTCATCAAACAATTGCAACAAAAATCTGTTGAATCAGTCGAAAAAGGCATGTACTGGAATCAAAATCAGGCCGGCTGGTCTTGGTACGAAGCACCAATCGAGACACAGTCCCAATTGATACAAGCGTTTGACGAAGTAAGCCAAGATAAAAAAGCCATTGAAAACATGAAGATCTGGCTGATCAAAAATAAGCAAGTGCGTCACTGGAATTCAACCAAAGCGACGGTTGCAGCTGTTGATGCCTTAATCAACTATGGTGAAAACTGGTTAGATGCTCCAGAAGCAATGACGATAAAAGTAGCAGGAAAGCCATTAGATAACATTCAGATATCAAAACAAATTGGTTCTGGTTATATAAAAGAAAGTTGGCTGAAAAAAGAAATTAAACCAGCACTTGGTCACGTAGAGATTTCAAAAACAAGTCCAGGTATTGCACTGGGAGGTCTGTATTATCAGTATTTTGAGCAATTAGATCAGATACAGTCCGCCTCTTCCACCATTAACTTACAAAAAGATTTATATCTCAAGAAAATTGTACAGTTGAAAGAAGTACTCGTACCCATAACAGCTGCAACACCCATTCAACTGGGAGATATTGTCAAAGTACGTATTACGATAAAGACTGATAGAAGTCTGTCATTCATCCATCTAAAAGATATGCGCGCATCCGGATTTGAACCCACCAATGTCACGTCAACCTATCAATACAAACAAGGTTTTGGTTATTATGAAAGCACAAAAGATGCCGCAACGAATTTCTTTATCGACTATTTACCACAGGGAAGCTATGTATTTGAATACGAATTGAAAGCAAATAATGCGGGTATATTTTCAAATGGAATCACTAGTATCCAAAATCTATATGCACCAGAAATGTCATCCCATTCAACGGGAATTCAGGTCCGTATAACAGGTCAATAG
- a CDS encoding DJ-1/PfpI family protein, with the protein MAKKILLLVGDFVEDYEAMVPFQAMGAVGIHVDAVAPDRKKGDVVPTAVHDFTGDQTYKELRGHNFAINKDFDGIQLEEYDGLYIAGGRSAEYIRLNKRVLEITKYFFDHNKPVAAICHGIQVLTAAKVLQGRTLTAYVAVGPDIELAGGTWKNIPADQAIVDGNLVTSPAWPGHQAILKEFYKLLGITISL; encoded by the coding sequence ATGGCAAAGAAAATATTATTACTTGTCGGTGATTTCGTAGAAGACTACGAAGCGATGGTTCCTTTTCAGGCGATGGGTGCAGTGGGTATTCATGTCGATGCCGTTGCGCCAGATCGCAAAAAAGGAGATGTAGTACCTACTGCTGTCCATGATTTTACAGGAGATCAAACCTATAAAGAGTTGCGTGGACACAATTTTGCAATCAATAAAGATTTTGATGGGATACAATTGGAAGAATATGATGGTCTTTATATCGCGGGCGGTCGTTCGGCAGAGTATATCCGTTTAAACAAACGCGTCTTAGAAATAACGAAATATTTCTTTGACCACAATAAGCCAGTAGCTGCGATCTGTCACGGTATCCAAGTATTGACAGCAGCCAAAGTACTTCAAGGTCGTACACTGACAGCCTACGTCGCAGTAGGACCAGATATTGAACTGGCAGGAGGAACATGGAAAAATATCCCTGCAGATCAAGCCATCGTTGATGGCAATTTGGTTACTTCACCAGCGTGGCCTGGTCACCAAGCTATCCTAAAGGAGTTTTACAAACTATTAGGAATTACCATATCACTATAA
- a CDS encoding NADPH-dependent FMN reductase yields MKILAFAASNSRNSINKTFVTSVSKYYKEVDDVIDILDLNDYEMPLYSIDREIESGIPQLALDFAAKIDEADFLLISIAEYNGSYNVGYKNIIDWVSRISDRKTFNGKPVFLLATSPGPMGGSTVLTTAVNRIAWDGAEVLDSFSLPHFGSNFEAGKGVTNIEYRSKLEAKVRATKRALKEKAASLD; encoded by the coding sequence ATGAAAATATTAGCATTTGCTGCTAGTAATAGCAGAAATTCCATTAACAAAACATTTGTTACTTCAGTTTCCAAATACTACAAAGAAGTAGACGATGTCATCGATATTTTAGATTTAAATGATTACGAGATGCCCTTATATTCGATCGATAGGGAAATCGAATCTGGGATTCCGCAGTTAGCACTTGATTTTGCTGCTAAAATCGATGAAGCCGATTTCTTGCTCATATCAATAGCAGAATATAATGGATCCTATAATGTGGGCTATAAAAATATCATTGATTGGGTTTCACGCATTTCAGATCGCAAAACATTCAATGGCAAGCCTGTTTTTTTACTGGCTACCAGTCCTGGGCCGATGGGTGGATCTACTGTCCTGACCACAGCGGTTAATAGAATTGCATGGGATGGCGCAGAAGTACTAGACTCCTTTTCATTACCCCATTTTGGAAGTAATTTTGAAGCCGGTAAAGGCGTGACCAATATCGAGTATAGAAGCAAATTGGAGGCTAAAGTACGAGCGACCAAACGTGCGCTTAAAGAGAAAGCAGCTTCTTTAGATTAA